The window CAAGGGCGGCCACCGCCGCATCCCGTTGACCGCCGTGCACGCCTACAAGGCTACGCCTGGCAGCGCTGGCGATGCCGGTGAACACGGCCGCAGTCACGTCGCGCAGCGCGCCGGCAATGGCCGCACCGCCGTGCTGGTGATCGAGGACAACCAGTTGCAGCGCGAGCTGTACGCCAAGGCACTGGCCTCATGGGGGCTGCCGCTGGACCTGGTCTATTGCGAGAATGGGTACAAGGCGCTGCTGGAAATCGCGCGCAGCAAGCCCGATGTGGTGCTGGCCGATATCGTCATGGAAGGCATGGATGGCTATGAAGTCGTCAAGACCATCCTCAACGATCCGCAGCTGCGCGATGTCAGCATCGCCATCGCCAGCAGCCTGGACAAGGACGAGATGGCGCAGCGCGGCGGTATTCCGGCGGGGGTGGTGTTCTTCCCCAAGCCGATCAATTTCGATGAACTGCGCGGCTACATGCGTGCCTGCTGTGCCCGCAGGGAGCGCGAAGCCCGATAAACCAACGGCGAAGGCCAGAGTGCTTCATGGATGACCGGAAACAACAATCTTTCCCGCTCCGGTTTGCGCGCATCGATCTGCGCGTAGCCCTCTCGCTGTTTTCGCTGTTGCTGATCTGCGGGCTGTGGCTGGGGGCGTTCAAGGAGCTGCAGAACAGCCGCAATAACTATCTCGACGATGCGCGCCGCGACGCCCAGTCGCTCTCGCGCCTGTTCCTGGAACACGCCTACCGCACCATCGAGGCGGCCGACCAGGCCGCGCTCTACCTGCGCTACCGCTACGCCGAGCGCGGCAATGCCCTGAACCTGGCCACCGAGATCGACAACGGCCTGGTGGCGCGCAATGTCTACAACCTCTTCTCCATCGTCGACGCCCAGGGCGACGTGGTGCTCTCCAGCAAGCCCTTCACGCCCGTCAACCTGGCCGACCGCGAACATGTGCAGGTCCACATGCAAGGCGGCCAGGACCAGCTCTTCATCAGCAAGCCCGTGCTGGGCCGGGTTTCCAAGAAGTGGTCGCTGCAGATCACGCGCCGCATCAACCGCCCCGATGGCGGCTTTGGCGGGGTGGTCGTGGTGTCGATGGACCCGCAATACTTTACCCGGCTGTACCACCAGATCGACGTCGGCCATCACGGCGTCATCACCCTGGTCGGGGCCGACGGCGTGGCGCGCGTGCGCCGCACCGGCGACATGGACGCCATGGGCGAACAGGTCGCTGGTGGCAAGGTCTATGCGGCCATGCTGGCCCAGGGCAGCGGCACCATCGAAGCCGTCAGCAAGATCGATGGTCGCGAACGCCTGTACGCCTTCCAGAAGCTGCGCGATTATCCCTTGTTCGCCGCCGTGGGCATTGATCTCAAGGAAAGGCTGGCGCCGTATTACCGCGAGCGCGAACGCACCCTGATGCTGGCCGCCCTGTTGTCGGTGGCGGTGCTGGTCTTCAATGCGGTGCTGCTCTGGCTGGCCGGTTCGCTGGTGCGCAGCCGGCGCGAGGCGCTGCAGGCCAACCAGGCCAAGTCGCGCTTCCTGTCCAACATGTCGCATGAATTCCGCACCCCCTTGAACGGCGTGCTCGGCTATTCCGACGCCCTGCGCGAAGAGCTGGGCGAATCGCCCCTGGCGCAATACGCCGTGGCCATCCACGACAGCGGCAACCGGCTGCTGGACCTGGTCAACGCCATCCTCGAAGTGACCGAACTGGAAGACCGCCGGGTCGCCGTCCACCTGGATCCAGCCAACATCCGCGAACTGGTCGGCCAGGCCATCGCCCGCCATTACCCGCAAGCCCAGGCCAAGGGCCTGCCACTGGAGTGCCGCATCGGCGAGGATGTCCCGCAGATCCTGGTCTGTGACGAGCGCAAGATCCAGCGCGTGCTGGACAACCTCATCAGCAATGCGGTGCGCTATACCGACCATGGCCGCGTCATGGTCGAGGTCGAACGCAGCGGGCCGCAGCAGTTGACCATGCGCATCAAGGACACCGGCATCGGCATTGCCGCCAGTCAGCAGAATGACATATTCGAGAAATTCACCCAGGCCGACGACAGTCCGCGGCGCAGCCAGGAGGGCGCAGGGCTGGGATTGACCATCGCCCAGCGTCTGGTCATGCTCATGGGCGGTCAACTCGTGCTACAGTCGGAACAGCACCAAGGTTCTACATTTAGCTTCACTCTGCCATTACAAGAGCCGAAGTAGCAGTCACCCAAAACTACAAGAGCGGGGAGCAATAGTGCAGCCGGGCCAAGACCCACACCAATATCGCCACATCGATCCCAGCGCGCTGTTGCAAGCCGTTGGGGGAGACGCCCGCACGGTCGCGTCGCTGGCCCGGACCTTTGCCGACAGCGCCCCCGAGATCTTCGCCCGGCTGGCGCAGGCCGTGGGCGAGGGCAAGGCTGAGGCGGCGCGCCACGAGAGCCATGCGCTCAAGGGCATGAGCGCCCTGTTCAACGCCCGCGCGCTCACCGAGCAGCTGCAGCAGACTGAAGCGGCCGCGCGCGCCGGCAGCTTGCCGGCGCCGGAACAATGGACGCAGCTGCAAGCCTCTTTCGAGCAGGCGCTGGAAGAGATCCGGCGCTACGCGCAGTCGGCAGGCCCCGCCTGAGCCCACCCTGTGCTGTGCGTGTGTTGACGACATGAACGAACCCCTCCCCAACGATCAGCGCAAGACGCCGCGCATGCGCATCTCCGCCCTGACGGTGGGCGCACTGCTGCTGATCCTGCTGACGGTCACGGTCATCGTTTCCGGCACGCTGCTCTATCGCGCCAGCCTCAATGACTGGCGCAACGACCTCTCCACGCTTTCCACCGTGCTGGCCGAGAACACCGCCCAGACCATGTCCTCGGCGCGGCTGGTGATCGACAGCATCCAGGCCGACATTGAACAGGCCAATCCGACCGACCAGCAACAATTGCAGCGGCATGTGGGCAGCGTCGAGTTCTCGCAGATCATGCGCGAAAAGATCCGCGGCCTGCCTTTCATCAGCGGCATCGGCGTGGCCAACGCCGAGGGCCGCATCCTGGCGCTGTCGCGGGTATATCCGGCCCCGCCCATCGACCTCACCGACCGCGACTACTACCTCCACCATCGCAGCTCCGACTCCACCGCCGACTTCGTCGGCGAGACCGTGCTCTCGCGGGCGGGCGGCGTGCCGACCTTCTACGTCAGCCGCCGCGTCAACGATCGCCAGGGGCGGCTCCTGGCCATCATCGTCATCGGCCTGCCCTGCGCCTTCTTCGAGACCTTCTTTGACAACGTCACCCGCGACAAGCCCTTCTCCATCGTGCTGGCGCGCAAGGACGGCAAGACCCTGACCTCCACCGACCTGCTGCCGGAGCAGGGCCAGCGACGCAGCATCACGCCGCTGGCGCAGTTGCATCCCAGCATGCCGGCCGACGATGAGGGCCGCCAGTCGCACGTGTTCATGCAGTCGCACTGGCTGGGCATCCATCGCCCGGTGCGCAACTGGCCCATGTACCTGGAAATCGGCGTCACCGACGAGGTCTATTTCGGCGAGTGGATGGAATCCATGTATCCGCTCATGCTGGTGGCCGCCATCAGCCTGGTCGGACTGATCGGCGGTTTCGTGCTGACCTGGCGCCAGGTGCGGCGGCGCGAAGAGGACGCCCTGCTGGCCACGCGCCTCAAGGAAGAGGCCGACCACGCCAACGAGGCCAAGTCGCATTTCCTGGCCATGGTCAGCCATGAGATCCGTACCCCCATGAACGGCATCCTGGGCCTGTCCGAACTGTTGATGGAATCGGGCCTGAGCAGCAAGCAGCGCGACTATGCCGACAGCATCCACGGCGCTACCGGCGGGCTGGTGCGCATCATCAACGATATCCTCGACTTCTCCAAGATCGAATCCGGCAAGCTGGACCTGGAAATGGTGGCCTTCCACCCGGTGCGGCTGGTGCAGGAACTGTCCGATCTCTACCGCCCTTCGCTGCAGCGCAAGGATGTGCAATTCGACCTGCACCTGGATTGCCCGGAGAACCTGAGCGTAGTGGGTGATCCCGCGCGGCTCAAACAGGTGCTGGGCAATCTGCTGAGCAACGCCATCAAGTTCACCCAGGCCGGCCATGTCCAGTTGAGCATGTCGGCGCGCCAGGATGAGAGCGGGCCGAGCCGCTGGCGGCTGTTCTTCGCCATCACCGACACCGGCATCGGCATCTCGCCGGAGGCGCTGCAACAGCTGTTCCGCCCCTTCGCCCAGGCCGACAGTTCGATCTCGCGCCGCTTTGGCGGCACCGGACTGGGCCTGGCCATCAGCAAGAACCTGGTCGAACTGATGGGCGGGACCATTGCCTGCCAGAGCATTCCGGGCGAATCGACCCGCTTCAGTTTCGAGATCCTCTGTCCCGAGGCCAGCACGCCGGCGCCTGAACCGGTGAGCGAGGCGGCTGCACCTGCGCCCGCTACCGCGCTGGCGACGACAGCGCCGGCTTTGCCGCCTGCCGCCGAGGCGCCGGGTACGCTCATGCCCCCCGACAACGCTCCCCAGCCGCCATCCAATGTCGATGCGTCGGCGACAGTACTCCCCTCGCTGCTGGCGGGAGCGCGCATCCTCATGGCCGAAGACACCGAAATCAACCGGCAGTTGCTGCGCATCCTGCTGGCCCGCAAGGGCTGCATCCTGCAGGAAGTGGAAAACGGCCTGCAGGCGGTGGAAGCCATCCGGACTGGCCACTATGACCTGGTGCTGATGGACTGCATGATGCCCATCATGGACGGCTACCAGGCCACCGCCGAGATCCGCGCCCACGAAGCAGCGCGTGGTCTGCCCCGCACTCCCATCATCGCCCTCACCGCCAGCGCCATCGAGGGCGACCGCCAGCGTTGCCTGGACGCCGGCATGGACGACTACCTGAGCAAGCCCTTCACCCAGGTCGGGCTGATGCAGACTGTGGAAAAATGGCTACAAAAGTCGTAAAAAAGTAAATTCAGCAAATAAATAATGCAACTGCTTAAATTGTTTTATTTGATTTATTTGTAGTACGTGATTATGATGACTCCATCAGGCATAGAAATGCCTTCAGCAAGACTCAGGGGGAGTCATCATCATGAACTGGTTCTACAATCTCAAGATTGCTCACAAGCTCAACGCCGCCTTCCTGGTGGTGCTGGTCTTCATCATCGGCCTGGGCGGCTTTTCCAGCCTTGAGCTGGCCGCCGTCAACAAGAGCTCCACCGACATCGCGCGTAACTGGCTGCCCAGTATTGACGCGCTGTCCAAGATGAGCCTGGCGCTGGCCCGTTCGCGCAGCTTCGACATGCAGCAACTGCTGACCGCCGACAAGCAGGAAGAAAAGGCCTCGCGCGAACGCGCTGACAAGCAGATGGCCACCCTGCTCAAGGAAGTCGCCCGCTACGGCAAGCTGGTCTCGGAACCGCGCGAAAAAGAGCTGTACCCCGAGATCGAGCGCAACATCGCCCTCTACAAGGAAGCCCACGAGCGCATGAGCGCCCTGTTCGAGCAGGATCAGAAGCAGGCTGCACACGCCCTGATGAACAGCACCTCGACGCCTGTGTACCGCAAGCTGCAGGAGCAGATCGGCGAGCTGAGCGAAGTCAACAGCAAGGGCGCCGCCCTCTCCGACGCCGACGCTGACCATATCTACGGTCAGGCCAACATGGCGATCCTGGCGCTGGTGACGACCTGCGTGGTGCTGGCCATGGCCCTGTCCTGGTGGATCGCCCGACTGGTCGCCCGTCCGCTGGCCAATGCCGTGGACATCGCCCGTCAAGTGGCCGCCGGCGACCTCACGGCCGACATCCCCACCGCCCACCGCGACGAGACCGGTCAGCTGCTGGAAGCGCTGCGGCAGATGAACGGCAACCTGCTCAATATCGTGCGGGAAGTGCGTCAAGGCACCGACACCATCACCACCGCCTCGGCCGAGATCGCCACCGGCAACATGGACCTGTCGTCGCGCACCGAACAGCAGGCCGGCGCGCTGGAAGAAACCGCCTCGGCCATGGAAGAGCTGACCTCGACCGTGCGCCAGAACTCCGACAACGCCCGCCAGGCCAACCAGCTGGCGGTCAACGCCTCCGAGGTGGCCCAGGCTGGCGGCACCGTGGTGGGCAAGGTGGTCGCGACGATGAGCGCCATCAATGATTCCTCACGCAAGATCGTGGACATCATCGGCGTCATCGACGGCATCGCCTTCCAGACCAACATCCTGGCCCTGAATGCCGCAGTGGAAGCGGCCCGGGCCGGCGAACAGGGCCGCGGCTTCGCCGTGGTGGCCTCCGAGGTGCGCACCCTGGCCCAGCGCAGCGCTGCGGCGGCCCACGAGATCAAGGCGCTCATCGACGACTCGGTGGCCAAGGTCGATACCGGCAGCAAGCTGGTCGACGAGGCCGGCCAGACCATGAACGAGGTGGTGGCCAGCGTCAAGCGCGTCTCCGACATCGTGGCCGAGATCACCGCAGCCGGCGCCGAACAGACCCAAGGCATCGAGCAGATCAACAACGCCGTGGTGCAGATGGATGAAAACACCCAGCAGAACGCCGCCCTGGTGGAACAGGCTGCCGCCGCCGCCAAGGCCCTGCAGGAGCAGGCCGGCCGCCTGAGCGAAACGGTCAGCGTGTTCCGCCTGGACGCGCAGCATGTGCCGGTGGTGGTCAGCCGCGCCGCTGCGACGGCCCAACCTGAACGCGATATCACACCGGCGCGCCCGGCCCTGGCCCAGTCCCGCAGCAAGGTCATGGCCCGTCCCGCCCACAGCAACACCAGCGCCAGCGCCGAGCAGGGCGACTGGGAACAATTCTGAAGAGAGAGAAAACCATGGACTCCTTCCAAAAAGAAATCGACGAACGTACCAACCTGACCTCCACCAACAAGTTCGAACTGCTGCTGTTCCGCCTGGGCACGCCCGACGGTTCCACTGACAAGCCCGGCGAACTGTATGGCATCAACGTGTTCAAGATCCGCGAGATCGTCCCGATGATGGACATCACCGCCGCCGCTGGCATGCGCTCGCCGATGATGGGGATGGTCAATATCCGCGGCCAGGTCATGTCGGTGGTGGACCTGCCGGCGGTGGCCGGTTGCAAGGCCGGCCACGGCAACAACATCCTGCTCATCACCGAATTCGCCCGTCACACCCAGGCCTTCGCGGTGGAGTCGGTGGAAGAGATCGTGCGCCTGGACTGGAGCCAGGTGCTGCCGGCCGATTCGCACTCGCCGGGCAGCCTGGTCACCAGCATCGCCCGCCTGGATTCGGAAGTCGACGGTGGACGGCTGGTGCAGGTGCTGGATGTGGAACACATCCTCAACCTGGTCTCGCCGGTCAAGGAACAGATGCAGCCCGCCCCGCCTGGCGCGGCCGAACTGAAGCTCAAGCCGGGCGCGGTCGTGCTGGCCGCGGACGACTCGCGCATGGCGCGCGCCCTGATCGAGCAATGCCTGAAGGACCTCAACCTGCCCTTCATCATGGAAACCGATGGCCTGCAGGCCTGGAAGAAGCTGCAACAGCTGTCCCAGGCCGCCGCCCAGGAAGGCAAGCCGCTCACCGACAAGGTGGCCATGGTGCTGACCGACCTGGAAATGCCGGAGATGGACGGCTTCACGCTGACCCGCAAGATCAAGGCTTCGGATCAATACAAACAACTGCCGGTGGTGATCCACTCATCGCTGACCGGCTCCGCCAATGAAGACCATGTGCGTTCGGTGGGCGCCAATGGGTATGTGGCCAAGTTTTCCCCGCCGGAACTGGCAGCAATGCTGCGCCAGGTGCTGCCCCCCTGACAGCCCCTACTGCAGAGCCAGTGACGGCGCTTTTTACAAGCGCACGGCCGACCAGCCTGTCGGCCGCCCCGACGCCGCCAGTTCGCTGGCGGCGTTGTCGTTGTTGTTGTCGGTGTGATGTGGTCTTTGCCGCGCAGGATGAAGGAATCCTGACCGGCTTGCGCTATCTCAAACTCCTTCGAATTCAAGCTCTTAGAATGAAAGTGAACGTTCCTTCACCCGGCCCAGGCGCCGGGCCCTCCTCCTGAGCGTCTCCGCCAGCGACCGGCGTTGCGGTCACATCCTGTTCCGGGAGCCAGACCATGTCAGAGGCCGACCTTTCCCCCCGTATTCCCGCCTTGCTGGCGGCCATGGATGCCGAACATCGTCACGTGCTCGATGGCGTGGCTGCGCTGATGCTGGTGCCGCAGGAGCGCTTCGGCGCAGCCTATGGGGCGCTGGTGGACGAGATTGAAGAAGGATTCCGGCAGGAAGAGCTGATGATGGACGAGATCGACTATCCCACCCTCAAGGCGCACCGGCGCGACCATGCCGAGCTGCTGGCGCTGCTGCACCGGCTGCGTCCCTACCTGGAAGAAGGCAATGCGCCGCTGGCGGACATTGTCATGGGGATGATCCCGCACATGCTCATCCGCCACATGTCGGCGATGGATCAGGAACTGGCGCTGGCGCTGCGCCAGCAGGAAGGACACACAGTTGCGGGCGCTGAAGTGGCTAACGTGGCTGAGGTGGCTGAGGCGGCGGAAGGGGCTCAAGCGTCCAGCGCTGCCGGGCTGTCAGTCGATGCCGGCTGCGGTCCGCGGATGATTTCCGGTCCGCTGCCATAGTCGGCCAGCGTGGCGCAATAGAAGGCGACGAACTCCTCGACCGGCAAGGGCCGGGAAAACAGCCAGCCCTGGGCGAAGTCAACGCCCCGCTCGGCGAGGTAGGCGGCCTGTTCCAGCGTTTCCACCCCTTCCGCGACGATGTAGAGCTTCAGGCTCTTGGCCATGGCGATGATGTGATCGATCACGGCGCTGGTGGCCGCGCCGGTGCCGATGGTGCTGACGAAGGATTTGTCGATCTTGAGCGCATCCATCGGCAAGCCCTGCAGGTATTGCAGGTTGGAATAGCCGGTGCCGAAGTCGTCCAGCGCCATCGAATGCCCCATTTCGCGGGCGCGCGCCAGGGTCAGACTGGCTGAGGCGATATCCATGCAGCCGCGCTCGGTGGCTTCCATCCACAGCTGTTCGGGGCGGATGTCGCTGCCGGCCAGGGCCTGGCTGACCACCTCGAGGATGCGCCCGGTCTTCATGTCCTGGGCGGCGACATTGATGGCAATGTGCAACGCCCGGTCCTGGCGCAAGGTGTCGCGCATTTCCCTGACCACGGTATCGACCACCAGATCGGTCAACGGCAGGATCAGCCCGCTCTCCTCGGCCAGCGCAATGAAGAAGTCAGGCCGCACGATGCTGCCATCGGGCCGCCGCCAGCGCAGCAGCGCCTCGGCGCCGATGCAGCGGCCGCTGGCCATCTCGATGATGGGCTGGTAATGGACGATGAATTCCTTCTTCTTCACCGCCAGCTGCAGGTCGGCCAGCGGTGACAGGCGGGCCTGCGAGACCCGCAGCACCAGCATCACCAGGCCAATGCCCAGCAGGATGCCGACCGGCAGGAACCAACGCTGCTGGCCGGTCATCTCTTCCAGTACATGATCGCCATCGACGATGGCCGCGGCGGTCCAGCCATCGCGGCTGACGGTGGAGATGAAGAAACCGTCCACGTCCTGCCTGCCCAGTCCGTCCAGCGCATGCTCGGCGACGCCCGCTGCGACCGGGCCTCCATACTGCGCCACCGGGCCGAAACCATTGCGCGCCAGCACCACATGCACGCCCTTCTCCAGCACCACGTCCACGAAACGCAGGCGATGCACCAGCGCACTGTGCGCGCCATACTGGATCGACAGCATCGTGGGCCCATCAGCGACGAAGGAGCGCTGGTCCAGCGCCACCTCGACACCGTCGGCCGTGGTAAAGACCGGCTCGGCCTGCCGGCGCCGCCGCGCGCCGACGCTGCTGTCCCAGGAGGTGCACTTGAGCTGGCCATGTTCGTAATAGCCCATCTCCTCGATGCTGCGGGAATTGACGCTGATCAGGCGCATCTGGGCAATGTGCTCGTCCGAACAGGGCAACAGCAGCAAAGGCGACAAAGACTTCAGCGAGCGCTGGGTCTCGTCGAAACTGTGCGCGGCGCGCGCGATGACGCTCTCGGCATAGCGCGCCAGACGTTCATGCTCGGCCTGCGCCACGGCCTGGCGCGACAGCCACATCATTGCCGCCACCGGTGCAATGGCCGCCACTGCCGTGGCCACGATGGTCCATGCCACGATCCTGTTCTTGTTGCTCACCCCGTCCTCCGATGGCTGCCCGCTGGCGACCGGAACGGCGCAGGACGGGCAGGTTCAAGGCGAATGCGTTCGCCGGATACTCATCATTAGACCCGCATTAAACAAATAAATCAATTTAAACATTTATCGATCGATCCCCCATGGCCTCGCGAGGACCGGGGGCGCTAGGCGAAACGCCCCGTTCAGCCGGCCAAGGAAGGCGAAGATCCGCTTCCCAGGCGGATCTTGCGAGATGCCATCCAGGCAAGAACAAGTTGGACTGGCGCAACGAATTAACTATTTATATCTATGCGGAATCATTTTTTTGGTTTATTTGGTTTTTTTGTGTTTTAATGATTCCAGTGCTCAAGGTTTCCACAGAGAGGATGAGCCAAGCCAGGCCAACGTAGCCGTCAGCGAGAGAGCAAGGGGAGCCGATCATGGGACATTGCGACGTATTCGAGGTCAGTCAGGTCTGCCCTCTGCCCGCAGCCAAGGAAGAGGCTCCCGACTTCTGCGCCCTGATCAAGGCCAACGCCCGCTACCGCCACATCATCGGCAATACCCCGGCCATCATCTACAGCAGCGTGCCCTCGGGCGACTTCCGGCTGACCTTCGTGAGCGAGAACGCCTCGCGGGTGCTGGGCTACGAACCCTGCGAGATGCTCGATGATCCCAATTTCTGGTTCAACCACATCCATCCCGACGACACCGCCCAGATCTTCTCCAGCCTGGCCATGCTCTTCGTGGAAGACCAGAAGATCTATGAATACCGCTTCCGCACCAGCAATGGCAGCTACCTGTGGATGCACGATACGCTGCGCCTGATCCGCGACCCTGACGGCACGCCCCAGGAAGTCATCGGCCTGATGACCGACATCACCGGCCGCAAGGAAATGGAAGACACCCTGCAACGCCAGGCCGAAGAACAGCGCAAGCTGATCGAACAGCTGAAGATGGCGCAGGCGCAGCTGATGCAATCCGAAAAGCTGGCCTCCATCGGCCAGCTGGCCGCGGGCGTGGCCCACGAGATCAACAATCCGATCGGCTTTGTCAGCGCCAACCTCAATACCCTGGGCAACTATGTGGCCACGCTGCTGGAAGGCATCCAGCTGCATCAGTGCCTGCAGGGCGGCGCGCTGCCTGCGGCCATGGCCCAGGAACAGTTGCGCAGTTTCGAAGCGCGCGCCGACCTGGCCTTCCTCAGCGAAGACGTGACCGAGCTGCTGGCCGAATCCAATGAAGGATTGCAACGGGTGCGCAACATCGTGCAATCGCTCAAGGACTTCTCGCGCATCGGCGAGAGCAACTGGCAGATGACCGACCTGCATCGCGGCCTGGACAGCACTCTCAACATCGCCAACAACGAGCTGAAGTACAAGGTCAGCATCGTCAAGCAATATGGTGAACTGCCGCTGGTCAAGTGCCTGGCCTCGGAACTGAACCAGGTCTTCATGAACCTGCTGGTCAACGCTGCCCAGGCCATCAGCGAACGCGGCACCGTCACCATCTGCACCGCGCGCGCAGGGGACAAGGTCAGCGTGAGCATCAGCGACACCGGCCACGGCATCGCACCCGAAAACCTCAATCGCATCTTCGAACCCTTCTTCACCACCAAGCCCGTGGGCAGCGGGACCGGCCTGGGACTGTCGCTGTCCTATGGCATCGTCAAGAAGCATGGTGGTGACATCCGGGTCAGCAGCGCACCAGGCTGCGGGACCACCTTCACGATCGAGTTGCCCATCGATCCAGCCAGTGTCCTGGCGCAATCCAGCGCCACGGAAACCTCAGGAGAAGCATCATGAGTGCCATCCACAGCCATGAAATCGACACCCTGCAACAGGCCGATCCCTTTGCCCTGCCGCCGCCCTGCGTGCTGCTGGTGGACGATGAACAGAGCATCCTCTCGGCCTTGAAGCGCACCTTCCGGCCCCAGGGCTACCGCCTGATCATGGCCACCAGCGCCGAAGCGGCCCTGGAGATGATGGCGGCCAGCGAGGTCGACCTGGTGATCTCCGACATGCGCATGCCCGGCATGAACGGCGCCCAGTTCCTGGCCAAGGTGCGCCAGCAATGGCCGTCCACCATGCGCATCCTGCTGACAGGCTATTCCGAGATCGGCAGCACCATCTCGGCCATCAATGATGGCGGCATCAACCACTATCTCTCCAAGCCCTGGGATGATCGCGAACTGCTGCTCATCGTCGCCCACGCCCTGGAAGAACAGCAGCTGCGCAAGCAGAAGATGGCGCTGGAACGCAAGGTGCGCGAGCAAAACCTGCAACTGGCCGACTTCAATCGCCAGCTCGAACGCCAGGTGCAATCCCGCACCGAGGAACTGCGCCAGACCGTGATGTTCCTGGAGAGCGCGCAGGAAGAAGAGCAAAAGTCCTTCCTCTCCATGCTGCGCGTGTTTTCCGACATCAGCGAGCTGCGCGCCGGGCTGGCCACGGGCCAGTCGGCCCGGGTAGCGCGCTGGTGCGAAC is drawn from Herbaspirillum seropedicae and contains these coding sequences:
- a CDS encoding HD domain-containing phosphohydrolase — its product is MSAIHSHEIDTLQQADPFALPPPCVLLVDDEQSILSALKRTFRPQGYRLIMATSAEAALEMMAASEVDLVISDMRMPGMNGAQFLAKVRQQWPSTMRILLTGYSEIGSTISAINDGGINHYLSKPWDDRELLLIVAHALEEQQLRKQKMALERKVREQNLQLADFNRQLERQVQSRTEELRQTVMFLESAQEEEQKSFLSMLRVFSDISELRAGLATGQSARVARWCEQLALRMGMTTHHARDTMMAGMLHGIGKLELPDELVRKPIEKMNSDEVQRFLWHPVRGQMLLTPIPSLAESGEIIRHQHERYDGRGVPESLSGDAIPLGARILAVVRDFEGLCNGGITSLNASPEKALSMLRAHAGHRYDPLVVESFIAMMEEQQMALEQQTRLLATQELRVGMKLAEDLRTKSGVLLLNKDHVLDDALLARLRRFEQLDEMPLKARIVLH
- a CDS encoding ATP-binding protein — encoded protein: MGHCDVFEVSQVCPLPAAKEEAPDFCALIKANARYRHIIGNTPAIIYSSVPSGDFRLTFVSENASRVLGYEPCEMLDDPNFWFNHIHPDDTAQIFSSLAMLFVEDQKIYEYRFRTSNGSYLWMHDTLRLIRDPDGTPQEVIGLMTDITGRKEMEDTLQRQAEEQRKLIEQLKMAQAQLMQSEKLASIGQLAAGVAHEINNPIGFVSANLNTLGNYVATLLEGIQLHQCLQGGALPAAMAQEQLRSFEARADLAFLSEDVTELLAESNEGLQRVRNIVQSLKDFSRIGESNWQMTDLHRGLDSTLNIANNELKYKVSIVKQYGELPLVKCLASELNQVFMNLLVNAAQAISERGTVTICTARAGDKVSVSISDTGHGIAPENLNRIFEPFFTTKPVGSGTGLGLSLSYGIVKKHGGDIRVSSAPGCGTTFTIELPIDPASVLAQSSATETSGEAS
- a CDS encoding EAL domain-containing protein, with translation MSNKNRIVAWTIVATAVAAIAPVAAMMWLSRQAVAQAEHERLARYAESVIARAAHSFDETQRSLKSLSPLLLLPCSDEHIAQMRLISVNSRSIEEMGYYEHGQLKCTSWDSSVGARRRRQAEPVFTTADGVEVALDQRSFVADGPTMLSIQYGAHSALVHRLRFVDVVLEKGVHVVLARNGFGPVAQYGGPVAAGVAEHALDGLGRQDVDGFFISTVSRDGWTAAAIVDGDHVLEEMTGQQRWFLPVGILLGIGLVMLVLRVSQARLSPLADLQLAVKKKEFIVHYQPIIEMASGRCIGAEALLRWRRPDGSIVRPDFFIALAEESGLILPLTDLVVDTVVREMRDTLRQDRALHIAINVAAQDMKTGRILEVVSQALAGSDIRPEQLWMEATERGCMDIASASLTLARAREMGHSMALDDFGTGYSNLQYLQGLPMDALKIDKSFVSTIGTGAATSAVIDHIIAMAKSLKLYIVAEGVETLEQAAYLAERGVDFAQGWLFSRPLPVEEFVAFYCATLADYGSGPEIIRGPQPASTDSPAALDA